Proteins encoded by one window of Triplophysa rosa linkage group LG19, Trosa_1v2, whole genome shotgun sequence:
- the rap1gap2b gene encoding rap1 GTPase-activating protein 2b, with translation MSDFRSRVRCRRAGVRAAAALIGLLHRSRKRCERRRLTETDGQWKQECLTISNVPLADCPPSPPRTAPPTMKSTQFFDALDKMEQVSEVEELRSSPQRVKDDYIPYPRIEEVLQRGEPYPQVIMPQFGGYWIEDPEVPASIPHWENGYCDEEDGEGGNSGEFGYRLESNFAIRAYRKHFLGMEHLNFYCTASNHGNLVLSLRHEEVKEQEHLHIILRTPSKTIYDRISLAGLTELPSVPQLAKLLCEDIMCLRFSPVLYPKGSQLIVNYDEHELNNTYKFGVIYQKFGQTSEEELFGNSEETPAFTEFLRVLGDCVELQDFKGFRGGLDVSHGQTGSQSVYTVFRGQELMFHISTKLPYTEGDTQQLQRKRHIGNDIVAAVFQEDTTPFVADMIASNFLHAYILVQVENPGTDDTTYKVSVTAREDVPQFGPPLPNPPVFKKGPEFREFLLTKLINAELACYRSIRFAKLEERTRMELLDNLHNELHKHTHSMLGQPLSADEERMENGGHGGILESIKRAMRVRSHSMETMVGSQKHGRHSAAGGGVPTSLSGVTLTHSNTEAAKNSSPVTSSAKSPLKSPVKRRSGLFPRLHTSMDGQPERYTRVLCDQRSLDSGHLSQEVQSNPSSPEIVSNERSSLKLKEGGGRPDISRSSSSTSSFSSAAGDPEPLEEKEPNSLQISPSLSPVFGSLSTEGQTAGTPVIMCRSPTDFRNKMSPRSNLKFRFDRLSQSAAGH, from the exons ATGTCTGACTTCAGGTCCAGGGTACGCTGTCGGAGAGCCGGCGTCCGTGCTGCCGCCGCTCTCATCGGACTCCTGCACCGCTCACGCAAGCGTTGTGAGAGACGGAGATTGACGGAGACCGATGGCCAGTG GAAACAGGAGTGTCTGACCATCTCCAATGTGCCCCTGGCAGACTGCCCTCCCTCTCCTCCAAGAACTGCCCCTCCCACCATGAAG TCTACTCAGTTCTTTGATGCTCTGGACAAGATGGAG CAGGTTTCTGAGGTGGAGGAGTTGAGGTCAAGCCCACAAAGAGTGAAG GATGACTACATTCCATACCCACGGATAGAGGAG GTTTTACAGCGGGGTGAACCGTACCCTCAGGTCATTATGCCTCAGTTTGGAGGTTACTGGATAGAAGATCCCGAGGTCCCTGCCTCCATTCCACACTGGGAGAATGGTTACTGTGATGAGGAAGATGGAGAGGGAGGGAATTCAGGAGAGTTTGGGTACAGACTGGAGAGTAACTTTGCCATTCGTGCGTACCGCAAGCATTTTCTGGGCATG GAACATCTGAACTTCTACTGCACAGCCAGTAACCATGGCAACCTGGTTCTGTCCCTCAGACACGAAGAGGTGAAGGAGCAGGAGCACCTGCACATCATCCTCAG GACTCCATCGAAGACAATCTATGACAGGATCTCTTTAGCGGGCTTAACTGAGCTCCCCAGTGTCCCTCAGTTAGCCAAG CTGCTATGCGAAGACATTATGTGTCTGAGATTTAGTCCTGTGCTTTACCCGAAG GGTTCTCAGTTAATAGTGAACTATGATGAGCATGAGTTAAACAACACTTATAAGTTTGGCGTCATCTACCAGAAGTTCGGGCAG ACCTCAGAGGAGGAGTTGTTTGGGAACAGTGAGGAGACACCAGCCTTCACAGAGTTCCTCCGAGTGCTGGGAGACTGTGTAGAGCTGCAGGACTTTAAAGG GTTTCGAGGTGGTTTGGATGTGTCTCACGGTCAGACGGGGTCTCAGTCTGTTTACACTGTGTTTAGGGGGCAGGAACTCATGTTTCACATCTCCACTAAACTGCCCTATACAGAAGGAGACACACAACAG CTCCAGAGAAAGAGGCACATAGGGAATGACATCGTAGCTGCAGTTTTTCAAGAGGACACCACACCTTTCGTGGCTGACATGATTGCCTCCAATTTCCTCCACGCCTACATCCTTGTGCAGGTGGAGAACCCTGGCACAGATGACACCACTTACAAG GTATCTGTCACAGCGCGTGAAGATGTGCCACAGTTCGGCCCTCCTCTCCCCAATCCACCTGTCTTCAAAAAG GGTCCAGAATTCAGAGAGTTTCTGCTGACTAAGCTGATCAATGCAGAGCTGGCGTGCTACAGATCAATCCGATTTGCCAAGCTTGAG GAGAGAACACGGATGGAACTGCTAGATAACCTTCATAATGAgctacacaagcacacacattcGATGCTGGGACAACCTCTCAGTGCAGATGAAGAGAGGATGGAGAACGGAGGACATGGAGGAATACTGGAGTCCATCAAG CGAGCAATGCGTGTGCGCAGTCACTCTATGGAGACAATGGTGGGCTCTCAGAAACATGGGCGTCACTCTGCTGCGGGAGGTGGCGTGCCCACCAGCCTAAGTGGGGTCACCCTAACCCACAGTAACACTGAAGCTGCTAAGAATTCG tcTCCAGTGACATCGAGCGCTAAATCTCCTCTTAAGAGTCCAGTGAAGAGACGGTCAGGGCTGTTTCCACGACTGCACACCAGCATGGATGGACAGCCAGAGCGCTACACACG GGTCCTGTGTGATCAGAGAAGTCTGGATAGCGGTCATCTCTCACAGGAAGTGCAATCCAATCCAAGCTCTCCAGAGATTGTGAGCAATGAGAG GTCTTCTCTTAAACTGAAGGAGGGCGGTGGTAGGCCAGATATATCTCGTTCCTCCTCCAGCACCAGCAGCTTCAGCAGTGCTGCAGGAGACCCAGAGCCACTGGAGGAGAAGGAACCT AACAGCCTCCAGATATCTCCCAGCCTTTCACCTGTATTTGGCTCTCTGAGCACTGAGGGTCAGACTGCAGGAACTCCAGTGATCATGTGCCGCAGTCCAACAG ATTTCAGGAATAAGATGTCACCCAGATCCAATCTGAAGTTCCGCTTCGACAGGTTGAGTCAATCAGCTGCT GGACATTAA